A genomic window from Pseudanabaena yagii GIHE-NHR1 includes:
- a CDS encoding alpha/beta fold hydrolase yields the protein MVLANTEPIAGQYWLWRDQKIYFVKAGANLQRPPLLLVHGFGASTDHWRKNITDLSQDFEVYAIDLLGFGRSQKPAWEYSGDLWRDQLHDFITEQIQRPTIIAGNSLGGYASLCVAADHPQSVAGVVLLNSAGPFTDTNPLGAKKVNPVQKAISKTLQGVLRQPWANQLLFAFVRQKSRIRSTLQKVYLDQSAVTDQLVEEIYRPSCDEGAAQVFASVFSTPQGKKVDQLLTSMTCPLLVIWGEGDPWMNSRVRGAKFREFYPSLTEHYIKAGHCPHDECPEIVNGLIRDCFL from the coding sequence ATGGTTTTAGCAAATACTGAGCCGATCGCAGGTCAATATTGGCTTTGGCGCGATCAAAAAATTTATTTTGTCAAAGCAGGGGCTAATCTACAGCGTCCACCATTGTTGCTAGTACATGGTTTTGGCGCATCAACTGACCATTGGCGCAAAAATATTACTGACCTGAGTCAAGATTTTGAAGTATATGCGATCGATCTTTTGGGATTTGGGCGATCGCAAAAACCTGCATGGGAATATAGTGGCGATCTATGGCGGGATCAGCTTCATGATTTTATTACCGAACAAATTCAACGCCCAACGATCATTGCGGGTAACTCCCTTGGCGGCTATGCCTCCTTATGTGTGGCAGCTGACCATCCCCAATCCGTAGCAGGAGTTGTATTGCTCAATAGTGCAGGTCCTTTCACAGATACGAATCCCCTTGGAGCTAAAAAAGTAAATCCTGTTCAAAAAGCAATTAGTAAAACTTTACAAGGCGTTTTACGGCAACCTTGGGCAAATCAGTTACTTTTTGCATTTGTGCGCCAAAAATCACGGATTCGTAGCACTTTGCAAAAGGTATATCTCGATCAATCTGCCGTAACCGATCAACTAGTCGAAGAAATTTATCGTCCATCCTGTGATGAAGGAGCTGCACAGGTTTTTGCCTCAGTATTTAGTACACCCCAAGGCAAAAAGGTCGATCAGCTACTCACATCAATGACTTGCCCTTTATTGGTTATTTGGGGTGAGGGTGATCCTTGGATGAATTCCCGTGTGAGAGGAGCGAAATTCCGTGAGTTTTATCCTTCGCTGACGGAGCATTACATTAAGGCAGGACATTGCCCCCACGACGAATGCCCAGAAATTGTCAATGGCTTAATTCGGGATTGTTTTCTGTAA
- a CDS encoding asparaginase, translating to MNLGKRNRFSANKITVQLLREGIVESIHSCQAAVVDTRGRVLSAAGDPQTTTFARSCLKPIQALPVSISGAQERFNLSEKDLAIICGSHQGTIAQARQVFSILWRCDVEPSALQCPIPECYQSHLQHNCSGKHAGMIAVCRQQGWEISSYMDRNHPVQQLALSTMADLLHMPAAEFICAHDDCGVPTYLLELDQLAHLYALLSAHNQLHLERITRAMTRNPDMVSGDGQFDTELMRLTNGEVVSKSGAEGVQCIGRIGEGLGLAIKVMDGSKRAKTAVSIHLLKQLGWISPTVAQSLEESFLSVGKYSRLEAIGELSLA from the coding sequence ATGAATCTCGGCAAGCGTAATCGTTTCTCCGCTAACAAAATAACCGTGCAGTTGTTGCGCGAGGGAATAGTTGAATCGATCCATTCTTGCCAAGCTGCGGTAGTCGATACGAGAGGAAGAGTCCTATCAGCGGCAGGCGATCCTCAAACAACCACCTTTGCCCGTTCTTGTCTCAAGCCAATTCAAGCTTTGCCCGTCTCAATTTCTGGGGCACAGGAGCGATTTAACCTCTCCGAAAAAGATTTAGCCATCATTTGTGGTTCACACCAAGGCACGATCGCCCAAGCCAGACAGGTTTTTAGTATTCTTTGGCGTTGTGATGTTGAGCCGAGTGCCTTGCAATGTCCAATTCCTGAATGCTATCAAAGCCACCTACAACATAATTGCTCTGGTAAACATGCAGGGATGATCGCCGTATGTCGACAGCAGGGTTGGGAAATTTCCTCCTATATGGATCGCAATCATCCTGTACAGCAACTAGCACTGAGTACGATGGCAGATCTACTGCATATGCCTGCGGCGGAGTTTATCTGTGCCCATGATGATTGTGGTGTGCCAACTTATTTATTAGAACTCGATCAGTTAGCCCATCTCTATGCATTGCTATCTGCTCATAACCAGTTACACCTAGAGCGCATTACTCGCGCCATGACTCGCAATCCTGACATGGTTTCAGGGGATGGTCAGTTTGATACAGAGCTAATGCGCTTAACTAATGGGGAAGTTGTCAGTAAGTCAGGTGCGGAAGGGGTGCAATGTATCGGCAGGATAGGCGAAGGTTTAGGTTTAGCCATCAAGGTTATGGATGGTTCTAAACGGGCTAAAACTGCTGTTTCGATCCATTTACTCAAACAATTGGGCTGGATTAGTCCGACAGTTGCTCAAAGTCTAGAGGAGTCTTTTCTTTCAGTTGGTAAATATAGCCGCTTAGAAGCTATTGGCGAATTATCTCTCGCCTAA
- a CDS encoding YkgJ family cysteine cluster protein, with protein sequence MATWQCISGCGACCNLDPSDRPDLADYLTPAELQQYLSMVGIDGWCINFDRLNRKCSIYEQRPRFCRVEPDTFYDMFGLEAEELDEFAIACCEEHIESIYGERSLELLRFEQAISLPRD encoded by the coding sequence ATGGCAACTTGGCAATGTATTAGCGGTTGTGGCGCTTGTTGTAATCTTGACCCAAGCGATCGCCCTGACCTTGCTGACTATCTCACCCCCGCAGAATTGCAACAATATTTGAGCATGGTCGGCATCGATGGCTGGTGCATTAATTTTGATCGACTCAATCGCAAATGCTCAATTTACGAGCAACGTCCCCGCTTTTGTCGAGTAGAGCCAGATACCTTTTATGACATGTTTGGGTTGGAGGCGGAAGAACTTGATGAATTTGCGATCGCCTGTTGCGAAGAACATATTGAATCAATCTATGGCGAAAGATCACTGGAACTATTGCGCTTTGAGCAAGCAATTAGCTTACCCAGAGACTAA
- a CDS encoding 8-oxoguanine deaminase codes for MSTLLVKNIHTLVTMDRDRRELHGAAIFVRDNVIEQVGLTSELPQTADEVLDLQDKHIVLPGLVNTHHHFFQVLTKVIPAAQNCDLFNWLKTLYPIWANLTSESIYVSAQMAATELILSGCTTASDHLYIYPNDCQLDDEIDAIQAIGLRFHASRGSMSLGESKGGLPPDRLVEKEADILKDSQRLIEQYHDSSRYAMLRMTLAPCSPFSVSTDLMRESASMARSYTSVRLHTHLAENQSDIDYSLSKFGKTPEDYAESVGWLGDDVWHAHCVKLSDDAILKFGRTGTGVAHCPCSNMRLASGIAPIRKMLNHRVPVGLGVDGSASNDTGNLLQEARTAFLLARVNECDPTSMSARDILEIATLGGAKVLGRDDIGAIAPNMAADFIAIDIERSQFAGAQQDLVSALIFCPVPSVDYSFINGRKIVDRGQLTTLDLPMLIERTNKIARQLIV; via the coding sequence ATGTCAACCCTTCTAGTTAAAAATATCCATACTTTAGTAACCATGGATCGCGATCGCCGCGAACTCCATGGTGCTGCCATATTTGTGCGAGATAACGTCATTGAGCAAGTTGGGCTGACCTCAGAATTACCTCAGACTGCCGATGAAGTCCTAGACCTACAGGACAAACACATTGTCTTACCAGGTTTGGTGAATACCCATCATCATTTTTTTCAAGTCCTTACTAAGGTTATCCCTGCTGCTCAAAATTGCGATCTGTTTAATTGGCTAAAGACGCTTTATCCCATTTGGGCAAATTTAACCTCAGAAAGTATCTATGTCAGTGCTCAGATGGCAGCCACCGAATTAATTCTCTCTGGCTGCACGACCGCTAGCGATCACCTCTATATCTACCCTAATGATTGTCAACTAGATGATGAAATTGATGCCATCCAAGCAATCGGGCTGAGGTTTCATGCTAGTCGTGGGAGTATGAGCCTTGGTGAAAGCAAAGGAGGTCTACCGCCCGATCGCTTGGTTGAAAAAGAAGCTGATATTCTCAAGGATTCACAAAGACTGATCGAGCAATATCACGATTCTTCACGCTATGCGATGTTGCGGATGACCTTAGCTCCATGTTCACCTTTCTCCGTCTCTACGGATTTAATGCGTGAATCGGCAAGTATGGCGCGATCGTATACCAGTGTCAGACTACATACGCATCTCGCTGAAAACCAATCCGATATTGACTATAGCTTAAGCAAATTTGGTAAAACGCCTGAAGATTATGCTGAATCCGTAGGTTGGCTTGGTGATGATGTTTGGCACGCCCATTGTGTGAAACTTAGCGATGATGCCATTTTAAAGTTTGGGCGTACAGGTACAGGGGTCGCGCATTGTCCTTGTAGCAATATGCGTTTAGCCAGTGGGATTGCCCCGATTCGGAAAATGTTGAATCATCGAGTTCCTGTAGGTTTAGGTGTAGATGGCTCAGCCTCTAATGACACAGGTAATCTGTTACAAGAGGCTCGCACCGCATTTTTATTAGCGCGGGTAAATGAGTGCGATCCCACATCTATGAGTGCGCGGGATATTTTAGAAATCGCAACTCTTGGTGGCGCGAAGGTCTTGGGGCGAGATGATATTGGTGCGATCGCTCCCAATATGGCGGCTGATTTTATTGCTATTGATATTGAGCGATCGCAATTTGCAGGCGCACAGCAGGATCTAGTCTCAGCGTTAATTTTTTGTCCAGTGCCATCGGTGGACTATAGCTTTATTAACGGGCGTAAAATCGTTGATCGTGGTCAGCTAACCACCCTTGATCTACCAATGTTAATTGAACGCACTAATAAAATTGCGCGTCAATTAATTGTGTAA